Within the Mauremys reevesii isolate NIE-2019 linkage group 2, ASM1616193v1, whole genome shotgun sequence genome, the region AACTCAACCTAGGCCAGCATTCTTGATTAGCTCACAGAAATTTGTCTCCATTCAACAAGGCCTAAAGAAAAGATGACACCCCTCCTCCTTCTTTAATCCAACTATAAATATTAAAATTACAGTAGTATTAATTTGGATTTTTACCCAACACAATAACTCCCTATTTCCTGAACAGAAATTAACAAATATACTTCCTTAGTAACACTGATTTGTATTTAATCacttacaaaaattccccaagTAAAACATCATTTGAATTGTTCCAGTTTGGGAAATTTGTAACATGTAAACTGAGAACACACAGTATAATCCATGGGTAATTCTTGCAACTAAAATGCCATCTGTTTCTAAATAACATTATAAAccacattattattttaaaacacttAATGCAATACTGTGACAAGCAAATACAGAGCATATAAGAATATGTTATTATTAAAACAATTTACTATATGCACGAATTTAGTACTTGAAGCTATATTTATCAGACAGTAAAGAGTATACACTAGTAATACTTTAACATACAATGTTACCAATTTGTTATGTTAGCTTACCGCAAATTTCAAAGGTTTGTAAGCATCAGaataaaaatagaatttttttaaatctgcataGATTTTCTCATCTTTCCTAGGAGCAAATCTCTTGAACGTCCTTTTTTGGGTTTGAGGATCCACTTGCAGTTGGTAATCATTCATTCTATCACATATATTTTCCAATACTTCCGTTAAGTAGGTCTCTGACTTTGCTAAAGGAACCTAGTGGGGGAGGAAAATGGAATTTTCTTTTCTTATTATACATATTACCAAAAATAACTTTAAGAGATTGTACCTCTATAGACTGATGTGTCATAGACAGTGAAAAAGAATCAGTGCATATCTCTTAATCTGCATAATTGTTGACCCATATTATATTACATACATAATTAAAAATGTCAGCTAAAGCTAAGGtgacactgaaaaataaaacatttactcTTGCATAAAACATCCCCTTCACACTGAACCAATTCTAGAATGCAGTTATCAGATTTTAATTTGTAAACATATTGTCATTCAAAAAGACATATACCATGCAGCAAATAAATAGAGACCATAGACTACAGTTGATATTTTATCGACATAACCATGAAAGATTTCTTAAGTCACTTTGTTTCTTTAGTTGAAGTAGAGTTCTAGAAAGTCTTTTGCTTTCACTTGGTCTGTCTTAGTTGCTGTTCGTCAACTCAGATGCAGCTGTTTAATACCTCCCAGGGGTTTTGTGAAGAAAATAATAGCTTACAAAATTTAACTTCTCCCAGGTTCTACTATTTCAGCTTTATTTTCGAACAGCTGGTCCATGTCTTTGTCCATTCCTTTTCCTTCAGAATTAAGCAAGAATTCAGCAGAAACATTTAGACACTACCTACATACTTAGTGAGAGTCTCAACAGCTAGTGCTCCCAGGGTCAAAGAGCACCCCTCGCCCTTGGTAACGGGGACAAAAAACTTCTCTCCCGTCTAGACAGGTCAAGGTGCAAGATGCTCCTATCTCTGTTGCTTCTTCCGGAAGGGGGCGTGAACTGAAGCCAAGTGCACAGTAAACAACAGTGCTGCATCCTTGGACCTTTAGAAGATTTTTCTCTCCACCCTCTGCTGATCAAAGTAGGAAGTTTTCATGACAACCATAGTCAAAGGGGCTGAATCACAAATGAACTCGATTTCTGCAATGTTGATATATCCAGTCTCTATTGTCTCTTTTCAGACACAGTATGAACCCTTCCGGTCTCAATGATTACATTACAGAAGCACTTTCACATGTGTGCTTCATTTACACAAAGGGTTTCCTTGCTTCACCACCATCTGGCCACAGATCAGATAAATAGAGGCAGGAGAATTAAAATTAAAGCCTAAAGGTTTTTCTTCTTCTTAAACTAGGTCCTATTATGAaatcctcctcccccaacctcaTTCTGGATGTGGAATCTACTTTTTTATGAAACCT harbors:
- the CNPY1 gene encoding protein canopy homolog 1 isoform X3 codes for the protein MVPLAKSETYLTEVLENICDRMNDYQLQVDPQTQKRTFKRFAPRKDEKIYADLKKFYFYSDAYKPLKFACESIIEEYEDEIFSLIAQEADYLADKLCSEKSGLCEESATHTEL
- the CNPY1 gene encoding protein canopy homolog 1 isoform X2; this translates as MWTLPPCTVPLAKSETYLTEVLENICDRMNDYQLQVDPQTQKRTFKRFAPRKDEKIYADLKKFYFYSDAYKPLKFACESIIEEYEDEIFSLIAQEADYLADKLCSEKSGLCEESATHTEL